One window of the Besnoitia besnoiti strain Bb-Ger1 chromosome Unknown contig00086, whole genome shotgun sequence genome contains the following:
- a CDS encoding uncharacterized protein (encoded by transcript BESB_081160), protein MIAVHHHPTGLLKTAKSVGFQYPTTLRLFHIGYVLGVIYGFLFSLILTARENYYSDASLISSIVLGVIISETGLFISFFWGVYTTSWTTGLDLEGLCLPDPSSLVLFMTIMLSALAEHS, encoded by the coding sequence atgattgcagtacaccaccaccccactggactgcttaagacagctaaaagtgttggatttcaatatcctactacattaagattattccacatcggttatgttctaggcgtaatatatggattcttgttctcactcatcttaacagcgagagaaaactactactcagatgctagtctaatcagtagcatcgtacttggagttatcatctctgagacaggattatttatcagctttttctggggagtatatactacgagttggactactggtttagatcttgaaggtctttgtttaccggatccaagttctcttgtgcttttcatgaccatcatgttaagtgcattagcagagcatagttaa